The genomic region acacaaatagtgggtataatattaaaatcgaacacatccaagtgagacctaattgagaatgaatacatccaagtgagaataattgaaaaatataatctgatttgttagtataattgatagtaggataacattgaatcacttttataaacattaaggatacaaataggacgatttagtgtgtgtttggattacagtttacaAACGGGAGtttgaataaaattgattttgcaaacttgattttgatgaaaagtaggTTTGTGTTAaggtgatttatgtttggcaatttttacatcaaaatgaattatagtaaaataaatgttgtttggattatactactcaaaatcacttttagataaaaaattactaatagACACCaacttaaaaataatttttgtatattatcttatcattttaatttagatatttgaatagatcttattaattaattttataataaaattaatatttatacaattagtatatttttagttctCTTAATACTCTTTTTTAATATgctataatttattattattattattatttagaattaattttttgtttaatttactttacctaatagaatcaataaatcatattataaaaataggggtggcaaaacgggtcaAGCCCGTCGGGTCAATTcgctaaacccgctaaaaaaggcgggtcgggctaggatttggagcccgccaaattaaaaaaaCCCGCCAAATCCGCACCGCCAAATTGGCGGGTTTTGGTGGGGCGGGGCGGTccgaagatttttatttttctttttttattaaatgaaagagtgattactattataaaattaataattatagaatttttcaacacttttttttttcatttttgtttttattcttcttttagttattaactttatttattttattttacaatttattATATATGCTTaaattatgtgacttattttttaagataaagatgattctattgacaaatattattttgaacaattttattgaagttaaaaattaaaaaaaatagtaaaaaaattatattataatatgactatttttttatttgtatttaattttttaattattattttttggttaattttaatgaattttatttttcaaaaaaaaaaaacaagcgaGCTAGCCCGCCAACCTGCCAATCCGCCATAAAGCGGGGCGGGCTAGCATTTTGAACCCATTTTAGTTGGCGGGGCGGGCCTATGCGGGACGGGCCGATccgctttgccacccctaataaaaagataataaaaataatacaaaaaattgcaattataaagtgtataatatcaaataaataattaataaaaaataaaaataataaataataaaaaaaagagagttcatgtaaacaaaaataataagaatttcataaataatataataacatacataaaggataaagttggtaaaagataaataaagatAGAGTATTGATAGCTAAAAGCCCGTTGGTGAAACGCAGAAGCTCAAAATTGTAGCTTCTTGTAAACGTGGTTTTGAAAGTAAAATCACTTCTACTTCTACGTTCATGGATCAAAAGTTTACCAAACCAAAAATTGAAGCTTTTAAGAAGGTTAAACGTGCTTCTTCTCCTGTAAGTTATAACgcgtttgccaaacacacccttaaatgttagggacacaaatagaatttaccccaaacgttaaagataaaaataatactttactattatattttaccagataaaatataaaaatataaaattttatatttctgtcttttatattttatttttattatgttgttttatcttattttaagaaACACGTAGCCTAAAAGAACAAATGGCCCATCCACTCTAACAAGTAACCATTAGCTCAAGCCACTTTCACTATTATTGGCTATACTTGGCTAAAACAAGCTGTTCACGGAATCTAACCTTTATGTAATTTTAACTTGCAAAATAGGGTTGTTTTTGGTATTTTCAAACACACAACGACAAAATAATGACCATCAACCGAACCGTACATGTCATATCGGTATACCAATAAACTAATTGGCACATGTGAAAAGTTTCCCTTTTTATTTATTCACTTTTTAACCACGATAAAGCCAAACGCCTCTTGTATCTTCTCCTTATTTTTTCCTCTGAGCTCAGAAGTCAGAACACTttcgggaaaaaaaaaaaaagaaaagaaaagaaaagaaagagacccTTCTCTCCCCTTACTTCATGTAGCTTCAATTTACCCGAGTCAGAACTCATAACACGTTAGCTTCAACTCAGAACTCGACTCGCTCGAGTCCAAAAGAAACCCAACTCGCTCTCCCTCATGGCCAATCGCCATCCTTCCGAGGCTCCCGCCGCCGACGACTTCCTCGAGCAAATCCTCGGCCTCCCGAACTTCGCCTCCGCCGACTCCACCCTCGCCGGAGGAACCGGCGCCTCCTCTCTCGCCGCCGCCGCAGCTGCAGCTGCTGCTTCTCCAGCGGCGCCGATGATGCTTCAGCTAAGCTCTGACGACGCCTCCGCCGCGTACCTCGTCGGCGCCACCGCAGGTGGTGGTTTCCACCCGTCGCCGGTGTACGAGCTTGGGCTGAGCCTGGAGCAAGGGAATGGAGGAGGGTTCTTGAAGCCTGAGGATGCTTCTGGAAGTGGAAAACGGTTTCGTGACGACGTTGTTGATGGAAGAGTTAAGAATGTAACAATCATTTTCTCTTCTTTCCcttaattttttagaaaattagtgaaattctatttCTAgaaatatttgtttatttattttctctgtGCCCGCGCGCGtttgttgctttttgtttttgtagTGTGTTGAAAATTGATACCGAGAGTGAGAGTGAGGTTAGTGCTTCAATGATTTCAAATTCAGTATAATATGGTAGTTTGCTTTATACTTTGAGTAAACAAAAAGAGTTCATGTTTTTGTTTatgctttctttttttgttttttggtccATGCGATTTATTTTGTTGTATTTTATCTATGAGATTTGAGAGGGTTTATAGCTTTGGTGTATTTAGCTTTATAGTGTAGAAACAGGGTGAGCCTTGGCATAATGTTGAGATTGCTGGCTTGCAACCCGAATCTCGCATGAAAGCAAGGGTATGTAGGTTCATTCTTCTCAGACACCACTATATAGGAGCTTCATGCACTGGCTTGGAGAATAAGACTTGAGAGTTAAGTTTAGTGAGGGGTAAGAAAGGTGACGATCTTAGTTTAGGAAGGANGTATGGCTGTCTACTTGTCTTGTGTCTAACAAGTAACAAGTGAGAATTTGTTGGTGGAATAGGAGTTGGTGTTCATAGAGAAATGAAAGATGTAAAGGGAATGTTATTGCAGAAAATAGAAGATGGAAAGTTATGTTGAGCATTGTTTATATGTGAATATGCTAGGTGTTTCCTCGGTTTCGGCTTTATGCTAACTTACTATGCCTATATAGTAGCAAAAGAAATTATAGAACATTTAGTTTGGAGTTGATAGAATCAACACCAAGTGTTGAATGGTACTTTTTCTGCAAAATTGAATCTCAGAAATAAGACTCTTCAACATGCTGTAGTGGTACGTTTCTTGGGCATGCTTTTGTTGATGCTGACTTGCTATAGGATCAACGAGTGCTCATATTCAAATTTTTGTACTTGGTGTCTGGATCTTTGTTGTGGTACTTTAGTTGGAGTATATAGCCTTTTAACATAATGCAGGAAGGGTTCGAGATGAAGATGAGTGTATTATGACTGTAAGATAGGAGCTCACTCTTAATACATTACTAAAACCCTGTTAAAATTGTTCTCATGGAAGTGATTTAACATTCTGCAAATATGATACATTTGAAACTCAGCTATTCAGGTCTGGGGGTTTCTGGTTAGGGCCGTTTCCTTTGGGTCTTTTAACCTCAGGTCTAAAATTATAGGACACATAATATGCTTGGTTTTGGCTTGGTCTTATATAAAATGCTTTCTTCTATGCTTTTTTCTTTCCCCTACTTCCGAAACAATAGCAATTTTTGGTGTTCTTTTGCAGGTTTTCCATGGGCAGCCCATGCCTACAACTGTTCCCGCTGCTCCACATCCACCAGGAATGCGCCCTCGGGTGCGGGCTCGTAGAGGTCAGGCTACAGATCCACACAGCATAGCTGAAAGGGTGAGCTTCTGGATATTTAAAAACATACTCTGCTGTTATGAAGAtctatttatttagtttttggcTGTGATGGTGTTTTAATTTAACTTTAGGGAGAAAATTGCTTTTGTTAATTCCTCAATCAGTTATTTTTCTTCATCGTTCATGTTACCAGCTGCGCAGAGAAAGAATAGCTGAAAGGATCAGGGCCTTGCAAGAACTGGTTCCCAGTGTTAACAAGGTATAGACTACTCAATACTGTCATTATATTGGACTCTTTAATTTTGCATCAGCATCAATAAAATTTGGTTCTTTGAGTTTTGACTGATTTCTGTTTCAATGTATTGTAATGTTGGAACACAATTTTCATTTCTTGCTTGATTAGAACATAATGACCTATATTGGCACGGTTTGTGTCCGTCTTTGGCAATGTGAATGTGTTTGTAGACTTCTTTGAATGTAAAAGTTTCTTGAAACATAATGCTTCAATATATGAATATGTAAATTGCTGGGCGATCTAGGAGCATCCGTTGTTTTTCCCCTCATTTTATTTACTAATAAGATAGTGAATACATTGTACATGATATCACAATATAGTTAATCAAGGAAAACTGCTTCTATCAAAGGGGTTTAAGAGGAAAAATGTTTACCAATGTTCTGCTTAGATGTGAAGTCTAGGGTGCTTGAAAAACGAAATAAATCTCTTCTCAATTTCAAGATATAATGAAACTTCTTTTTTTAAGTTGTGGTTCTGCAGTATTCCCGCCGACTTCCTGCACCTGCAGTTGTCTAATTATTTCATTTTTTCTGATGTTAGCTTATGTTTGCTTTGTTCAGACAGATAGAGCTGCTATGCTCGATGAAATTGTGGATTACGTCAAGTTCTTAAGGCTTCAAGTGAAGGTTATTGCCCTCGTGACACTCATCAGATTTCTATAGTTATTTTTGCTATATATCTGTCTGTTCTTATTAGGTCTCAATTTCTAATTAATTACTGCTTATAATGGGAGTTGCTTGACTCAGTTGGAGTTCCTCAATGGAAGTATGATTTCCCATATTTTTGTTAGTTGTAAACCCTTTTTCTCCTACAAACATGATAACAACTTCATGGATTTCTCTAGCCATCCATGGGAGTAGATATTGCTATTTGAATATGAAAAATTATAGTGAAATCAAAGCTCCTAATAGGATACAATTTTGAATTTTTCACCGATTTGAAACTACAAGTGCAAAGACTTTGCATAATTGTTTATTCATTGGGGTTTTTCAGGTTTTGAGCATGAGTAGGCTGGGCGGTGCCGGTGCAGTGGCTCCATTAGTAACCGACATCCCATTATCATCAGTCGAGGTAAGTGTTATGACAAATGTGTAGTTTGCAAAATTTCACTTTCCTGAACGACTCATCAAATTTAGTACCTTGATCAGGAAGAAGGCGGCGAGGGAAGAAACCAACCAGCTTGGGAGAAGTGGTCGAATGATGGCACAGAAAGGCAAGTAGCTAAGCTAATGGAAGAAAATGTTGGCACCGCCATGCAGTTCCTTCAATCAAAAGCACTCTGCATCATGCCAATCTCACTAGCTTCAGCGATATACCAGTCACAACCACCAGACACCTCTAGCATAGTAAAGCCAGAAACTAACCCTCCTTCATAGACACATATAACTAAGTCATGGGGTTCCCTAGGGATTCTTGAATGATCGCAAGTTTGCCACCTCATGTTTATACAAACTCGCAATAAAGTCGATCCTACCACTTCATTTAAGGAGAAAAGGGCAAATAAGTTCCTAATCTTTTATCACGAAGACAAATAAATCCTTCACTAAATTAAACTTTTGTTAATGGGAGACACATAAGTCCCTCTAGGGATGGTTTGAATTTGTATAGAGGGACTTATGTGTCTCCCGTTTACGAAGGCCAGGAACTTATTCGTAATTAACTTTGGTGAGAGACTTATTTGTCTTCGGAATAAAAGGCTAGAGacttatttatcattttcttttatttaaaatatactCAATTGTTTATGGATCCCCATCACTGTGTTGTGAGTGTGTGTGTAAATATGAGGCTGTGAACTTATGCTCATATAAGAATTCTAGGGGGTTCGCCCCATCAAGTGGTGCCCCTCAAGGGCCTACTCTACATTGCTGGGACCCAAGACCCAAGAGTCATTTGTCTGTTCCAAATCCCACCCTTAATTTTAGTCATTGGTTCCATCAAGTTGCAATCGAAGTCAGATGCCATAGTCTTTTTACCTTTCTTTTACCTTTGTTAAATACAGGGTTCTATGTCAATGTATTAAAAAATAGCAGGCCCCATCTTGTCTTGCTAGGTTTTCAATTAAAGGGAGGAAAATGTCAAAAGCTTTCTCTTTATGTTTTTTGTATCCATGGGTGGGTGTTAGTGGAACATGATGGAAGCACTTTTTTATAGTGGGGGCTTAATATTTTTTTGGTTAGTGGGTAGTGGGACCTTGTAAAAGGCTTAGAGTGGtgtgtatattttaattagtgatGTAACCTTAGAGAGTTTGAAAATTGTAGAGATGAAATGGATAATGAGTTGCTTTAAGAATGCTGGTTCTTGCAAGTCCAATAGAAAATGATGAT from Arachis ipaensis cultivar K30076 chromosome B02, Araip1.1, whole genome shotgun sequence harbors:
- the LOC107624894 gene encoding transcription factor UNE12 isoform X2, which produces MANRHPSEAPAADDFLEQILGLPNFASADSTLAGGTGASSLAAAAAAAAASPAAPMMLQLSSDDASAAYLVGATAGGGFHPSPVYELGLSLEQGNGGGFLKPEDASGSGKRFRDDVVDGRVFHGQPMPTTVPAAPHPPGMRPRVRARRGQATDPHSIAERLRRERIAERIRALQELVPSVNKTDRAAMLDEIVDYVKFLRLQVKVLSMSRLGGAGAVAPLVTDIPLSSVEEEGGEGRNQPAWEKWSNDGTERQVAKLMEENVGTAMQFLQSKALCIMPISLASAIYQSQPPDTSSIVKPETNPPS
- the LOC107624894 gene encoding transcription factor UNE12 isoform X1; the encoded protein is MANRHPSEAPAADDFLEQILGLPNFASADSTLAGGTGASSLAAAAAAAAASPAAPMMLQLSSDDASAAYLVGATAGGGFHPSPVYELGLSLEQGNGGGFLKPEDASGSGKRFRDDVVDGRVKNVFHGQPMPTTVPAAPHPPGMRPRVRARRGQATDPHSIAERLRRERIAERIRALQELVPSVNKTDRAAMLDEIVDYVKFLRLQVKVLSMSRLGGAGAVAPLVTDIPLSSVEEEGGEGRNQPAWEKWSNDGTERQVAKLMEENVGTAMQFLQSKALCIMPISLASAIYQSQPPDTSSIVKPETNPPS